Proteins encoded within one genomic window of Hermetia illucens chromosome 2, iHerIll2.2.curated.20191125, whole genome shotgun sequence:
- the LOC119649734 gene encoding uncharacterized protein LOC119649734, whose translation MKDIIFMNISRMSYKILSFFACLAVAPAASIPEQVDLREAFETEDAIYIPISIEEAKKLRLPKSASILELPESSLAYIPDAEKGEIKEPASYHDRVRRDVGQVLEIEDAYYVPVSDEEAELLRLPSIDDLALSEDGEAHVEIVADHTVQRAKRQLNIQGGGSPHSGFDLSFKGQTKLWESNNKRNTLHGTGQYSQHFGGPYGNSRPNFGGGLIFTHRF comes from the exons ATGAAAGATATCATTTTCATGAACATTAGCAGAATGAGTTATAAGATCTTATCATTCTTCGCATGCTTAGCCGTAGCGCCTGCAGCCAGTATCCCAGAACAAGTTGATCTCCGTGAAGCTTTTGAAACTGAGGATGCCATTTACATTCCAATTTCCATTGAAGAAGCGAAGAAGCTGAGGTTACCAAAAAGTGCTTCCATATTAGAACTACCTGAATCTTCTTTA GCATATATTCCAGATGCTGAGAAAGGAGAAATTAAGGAACCAGCGTCCTATCATGACCGTGTACGTCGTGATGTTGGGCAAGTTCTTGAAATCGAAGATGCATACTATGTTCCAGTGAGTGATGAGGAAGCTGAACTTCTCAGATTGCCCAGTATTGACGACCTCGCGTTATCTGAAGATGGAGAAGCACACGTAGAAATT GTTGCAGACCATACAGTGCAACGTGCAAAAAGGCAATTGAATATTCAAGGAGGTGGAAGTCCACATTCTGGTTTTGATCTTAGTTTCAAAGGGCAAACAAAACTCTGGGAAAGTAATAACAAACGTAACACTCTTCATGGTACCGGTCAATATAGTCAACATTTTGGAGGACCCTATGGTAACAGCCGACCCAACTTTGGAGGTGGATTAATTTTCACTCATCGCTTCTAA
- the LOC119649297 gene encoding uncharacterized protein LOC119649297, with product MSHKLLALFACLAVASAASIPKEADLREAFETDDAIYIPISNEEATQLRLPRSAPRLDLPESSLAYIPDVEEEAIEEPSPNHGRVRRNVEQVLETEEAYYVPVTDEEAELLRLPRSIDDLALSEDGEDHVEIVTDDEVQRAKRQLNIQGGGSPHSGFDLNV from the exons ATGAGTCACAAGCTCTTAGCACTCTTCGCTTGCTTGGCTGTAGCGTCTGCAGCCAGTATTCCAAAAGAAGCTGATCTCCGGGAAGCTTTCGAAACCGACGATGCCATTTACATTCCAATCTCCAATGAGGAAGCGACCCAGCTAAGGCTACCAAGAAGCGCTCCAAGGCTGGATTTACCTGAATCTTCTTTG GCATATATTCCAGATGTTGAGGAAGAAGCAATTGAAGAACCTTCACCAAATCATGGTCGTGTACGTCGTAATGTTGAGCAAGTTCTTGAAACCGAAGAGGCATACTACGTTCCAGTAACCGATGAGGAAGCTGAGCTTCTAAGATTGCCCAGAAGTATTGATGATCTCGCATTATCAGAAGATGGAGAAGATCATGTAGAAATT GTCACAGATGATGAAGTGCAACGTGCAAAAAGGCAACTGAATATTCAAGGAGGTGGAAGCCCTCATTCTGGTTTTGATCTTAATGTGTAA